A window of the Gemmatimonadota bacterium genome harbors these coding sequences:
- a CDS encoding sigma-70 family RNA polymerase sigma factor: MYNPEFWEIRLDQVDLEQYPNEANIWYETGEDRVHRYQREDRVDELADAVYDFLSQYLTQKQCEVVVLYFIYQKTQQETAEILGISRRVVSQHLFGICRGGKHIGGAVNKLRKLCARHGIDFQPAERSFETQEYSEQLAMSA; the protein is encoded by the coding sequence ATGTATAATCCAGAATTCTGGGAAATCCGATTGGACCAGGTTGACCTGGAGCAATATCCCAATGAAGCGAATATCTGGTACGAGACGGGGGAGGATCGGGTGCACAGGTACCAGCGCGAAGACCGTGTGGACGAACTGGCCGACGCGGTCTACGATTTCCTCTCCCAGTATCTGACCCAGAAACAGTGCGAGGTCGTGGTGCTGTATTTCATCTACCAGAAGACCCAGCAGGAGACCGCGGAGATCCTGGGCATCTCCCGCAGAGTCGTGAGCCAGCACCTGTTCGGGATCTGCCGGGGCGGAAAGCATATCGGCGGTGCGGTAAACAAGCTGCGCAAGCTGTGCGCCCGGCACGGCATCGATTTCCAACCGGCCGAGCGGTCGTTCGAGACGCAGGAATACAGCGAACAGCTCGCCATGTCCGCCTGA
- a CDS encoding DUF4202 domain-containing protein, with protein MDHDRFSEAMERIDAANGADPESEEVDGRSMPKALLYGLRMSACLEDLAPDASEALRLAVRCQHIQRWKIPRGDFPVGRLGYRQWRTELAWYHAQTAGAILRDAGYDEALVDRVKALVRKERFKSDPEAQTLEDVACLVFLRHYLPAFARKQGDEKLVEILAKTWKKMSPAGREAAWEIDLAPALKSLLDRAVRRT; from the coding sequence ATGGATCATGATCGATTTTCGGAGGCCATGGAACGCATCGACGCCGCGAATGGCGCCGATCCGGAATCCGAGGAAGTCGACGGCCGATCGATGCCGAAAGCGCTTCTGTACGGCTTGCGGATGTCGGCCTGCCTTGAAGACCTGGCGCCCGACGCGTCGGAAGCACTGCGGCTGGCCGTGCGCTGCCAGCACATCCAGCGGTGGAAGATACCTCGCGGCGATTTTCCCGTGGGCCGGCTCGGCTACCGGCAGTGGCGCACGGAACTGGCCTGGTACCACGCCCAGACCGCGGGCGCCATCCTGCGGGATGCCGGCTATGACGAAGCCCTCGTAGACCGCGTAAAGGCCCTCGTCCGGAAGGAGCGCTTCAAATCCGACCCCGAGGCGCAGACCCTCGAGGACGTCGCCTGCCTGGTGTTTCTCCGGCACTATCTGCCCGCGTTCGCGAGAAAGCAAGGTGATGAAAAACTGGTGGAAATCCTGGCGAAGACCTGGAAGAAGATGTCGCCCGCGGGCCGGGAGGCGGCTTGGGAAATTGACCTTGCGCCTGCGTTGAAGTCGTTGCTGGACCGGGCGGTCCGGCGCACGTAA